Proteins encoded together in one Chryseobacterium taklimakanense window:
- a CDS encoding phosphatidate cytidylyltransferase, translated as MDKNLLQRLISGFFYGLVIVLCTTPLGAEYIGKVFPDIKQYQLYYGMITFFMLVGIWECIRIMKFGKGWERFAVIPVSMYVFYLFSKRYFMQGFSYNFNLSEFLALFLIVIAAVTLFRFKDELYFESGKLIFTVIYVPLTFGFALGLPEFSAEGYFSLEVFMLFVLIWSSDSFAYFSGRLFGKHKMAPKISPKKTWEGFAGGVILTLILGFFIEKYYPELRGNWMVVGFLVSVFAPLGDLVESQLKRNFGVKDSGNIIPGHGGILDRLDSFIICAPVVYLYFILENII; from the coding sequence TTGGACAAAAATTTACTTCAGCGCCTTATTTCAGGATTTTTTTACGGATTAGTGATTGTTTTGTGCACCACACCTTTAGGCGCAGAATATATCGGTAAAGTTTTCCCGGACATCAAACAGTACCAGCTTTACTACGGAATGATTACGTTCTTTATGCTGGTCGGCATCTGGGAATGCATCCGAATCATGAAATTCGGCAAAGGCTGGGAACGTTTTGCGGTGATTCCGGTTTCAATGTACGTGTTTTATCTCTTTTCCAAAAGATATTTCATGCAAGGGTTTTCCTATAACTTTAATCTTTCGGAATTTTTAGCACTTTTTCTCATTGTAATTGCGGCAGTTACGCTTTTCAGGTTTAAAGACGAGCTCTATTTCGAAAGTGGCAAACTCATTTTCACCGTGATTTATGTACCGCTGACTTTCGGCTTTGCGTTGGGTTTGCCTGAATTCAGCGCGGAAGGTTATTTTTCACTGGAAGTTTTTATGCTTTTTGTGCTTATCTGGAGCAGCGATTCTTTTGCCTATTTCAGCGGCAGGCTTTTTGGGAAACACAAAATGGCGCCGAAAATTTCACCTAAAAAAACCTGGGAAGGCTTCGCGGGCGGCGTGATTCTGACTTTGATTCTGGGATTTTTTATCGAAAAATATTATCCTGAGCTGCGCGGCAACTGGATGGTGGTTGGGTTTTTAGTATCCGTTTTTGCACCACTGGGAGATTTGGTAGAAAGTCAGCTGAAGCGCAATTTCGGCGTGAAAGACAGCGGTAATATCATCCCCGGGCACGGTGGGATTCTCGACCGTCTCGACAGTTTCATTATTTGTGCGCCGGTTGTATATTTGTACTTTATTTTAGAAAATATAATTTAA
- a CDS encoding DUF389 domain-containing protein produces the protein MLLIILGAFFYDWKNKEVFSLFTEKEDFDNVKENIESSIPFKGTNLWVLIFAVFIASLGLNVNSTAVIIGAMLISPLMGPIMGIGFSVAISKPMMLQFSLKNFAFATLTGLATSTLYFLISPLSEAHSEILARTSPNIYDVLIAFFGGCAGMIANGSRLKGNVIPGVAIATALMPPLCTAGFGLATGQWGYFSGALYLYIINTVFIASSTFLVVKILNFPKYHFTESKTEKKWNIIMWFIIVITLVPSIWFGYLMIKKNNFEQNANRFITREATFPNNFLLAKKINFEKNQIELIYGGQKLSEEDFSQLIRKAVKYELMGTKIIVKQGFNFVQNNDKNLELNKPNSLEQDNIRKMIKIQDSITREQKLSKEIFEELRLFDERVSGFSFSNVKIENNSEPANSKVVLVISDEKFSAKQQAAISEFLKIRLKDADLNINFQQREN, from the coding sequence TTGCTCCTGATTATTTTGGGAGCATTTTTTTATGACTGGAAAAATAAAGAGGTTTTCAGCCTTTTTACTGAAAAAGAAGATTTCGATAACGTTAAAGAAAATATAGAAAGCAGCATCCCTTTCAAGGGCACGAACCTGTGGGTTCTTATTTTTGCTGTTTTTATTGCCAGCCTTGGGCTCAATGTGAATTCAACAGCTGTAATAATCGGGGCGATGCTTATTTCACCTCTTATGGGGCCCATTATGGGGATCGGCTTTTCCGTAGCAATTAGCAAACCTATGATGCTGCAATTTTCTCTGAAAAATTTTGCTTTTGCAACTCTTACTGGTTTGGCAACCTCTACACTATATTTCCTGATTTCTCCCTTAAGCGAAGCCCATTCCGAAATACTCGCCCGTACTTCTCCCAATATTTATGATGTACTGATTGCTTTTTTTGGCGGCTGTGCGGGGATGATCGCAAACGGAAGCCGCCTAAAGGGAAATGTAATTCCGGGTGTGGCTATTGCAACAGCTCTAATGCCACCTTTGTGCACGGCAGGTTTCGGTTTGGCCACAGGCCAGTGGGGTTATTTTTCCGGAGCACTTTATTTATATATCATCAATACGGTTTTTATAGCATCATCAACCTTCTTGGTGGTAAAGATTCTGAATTTTCCAAAATATCATTTCACAGAATCCAAAACTGAAAAAAAATGGAACATCATTATGTGGTTTATTATTGTCATCACTTTAGTTCCCAGTATTTGGTTCGGCTATTTAATGATTAAAAAAAATAATTTTGAACAAAATGCCAACCGCTTTATAACCCGTGAAGCTACGTTCCCCAACAACTTTCTGCTGGCAAAGAAAATAAATTTTGAAAAAAACCAGATCGAACTTATTTATGGAGGGCAAAAACTCAGCGAGGAAGACTTTTCACAACTCATCAGAAAGGCTGTTAAATACGAGCTTATGGGAACTAAAATAATTGTGAAACAGGGTTTTAATTTTGTTCAGAATAATGATAAAAATCTGGAACTGAACAAGCCCAATTCCCTGGAACAGGATAACATCCGTAAAATGATAAAAATTCAGGATAGCATCACCAGGGAGCAAAAACTTTCAAAAGAAATTTTCGAAGAACTGAGACTCTTCGATGAACGGGTATCTGGCTTTTCATTTTCCAATGTTAAAATTGAAAACAACTCAGAACCTGCAAACTCAAAAGTGGTTTTGGTAATTTCAGATGAAAAATTTTCTGCTAAGCAGCAGGCAGCTATTTCGGAATTTTTGAAAATAAGGCTGAAAGATGCTGATCTCAATATTAATTTTCAGCAAAGAGAAAATTAG
- a CDS encoding phosphatidylserine decarboxylase family protein translates to MKLHRESKGTIIVASVLFAVLAFLAVYYLKEWSLLVIVPLLVIYGLVFWFFRVPDREILDHKENVIAPVDGKVVMIKEVEENEFLKEKAIQISIFMSPLNVHICRFPVSGKVIYKKYHPGKYLVAWHEKSSTENERTTVAVESLTGHKVVFRQIAGYVARRIVFYCNEGDAAKAGHEFGFIKFGSRMDVFLPLDSEIICKIGDKTTGGIDVIAKMRE, encoded by the coding sequence ATGAAACTTCACCGGGAATCTAAAGGAACCATAATCGTCGCAAGCGTACTGTTTGCTGTGCTGGCGTTTCTTGCTGTTTATTACCTTAAGGAATGGTCGCTGTTGGTCATTGTGCCGCTTCTCGTGATTTATGGTTTGGTTTTCTGGTTTTTCCGTGTGCCGGACCGTGAAATCCTGGATCATAAAGAAAATGTCATTGCGCCTGTTGACGGTAAAGTGGTGATGATAAAAGAGGTTGAGGAAAACGAATTCCTGAAAGAAAAAGCCATCCAGATATCTATTTTTATGTCGCCGCTCAATGTGCATATTTGCCGCTTTCCAGTTTCCGGAAAAGTGATTTATAAAAAATACCATCCCGGGAAATATCTTGTCGCGTGGCACGAAAAATCCTCTACCGAAAACGAAAGAACTACTGTTGCTGTAGAAAGTTTAACAGGCCATAAAGTGGTGTTTCGCCAAATTGCTGGTTATGTGGCAAGACGAATAGTTTTCTACTGTAACGAGGGTGATGCTGCAAAAGCCGGCCATGAATTCGGTTTTATAAAGTTCGGCTCGCGGATGGATGTTTTTCTTCCTTTAGATTCAGAAATTATCTGCAAAATCGGGGATAAAACTACCGGCGGAATCGATGTAATTGCTAAAATGAGAGAATAA
- a CDS encoding biotin--[acetyl-CoA-carboxylase] ligase — protein MFPLFYLEKCSSTNDEILYFVKENRLPAAVYTFNQINGRGQYGNTWKTNKDRNLAYSIALKVRDFQISGSLFNFRTASILRDFIAKLTKNSVETKWPNDIIINGKKVSGMLIEKQKIEGEDYYIAGIGINILQTDFSGLPKAGSILTQTQQRFDLEDFTAKLHTHFCSSFQNEHSAEDILEDFNENLFRKNKISVFQLNGVRQNGIIKYADENGFLWIDMEKDGLQKFNNKEIELLY, from the coding sequence ATGTTTCCGCTTTTTTATCTTGAAAAATGCAGCTCGACCAACGACGAAATTCTTTATTTTGTAAAGGAAAATCGCTTGCCTGCAGCCGTTTACACATTTAACCAAATCAATGGCAGAGGCCAGTATGGAAACACGTGGAAAACCAACAAAGATCGCAACCTTGCTTACAGCATCGCTCTGAAAGTTCGGGATTTTCAGATTTCCGGTAGTTTATTCAATTTTCGTACCGCCTCGATTTTGCGGGATTTTATTGCCAAATTGACCAAAAACAGTGTTGAAACGAAGTGGCCCAACGATATTATCATTAATGGTAAAAAAGTTTCCGGAATGCTGATTGAAAAACAGAAAATTGAGGGTGAAGACTATTACATCGCGGGCATCGGAATCAATATTTTACAGACTGATTTCTCCGGATTGCCGAAGGCAGGCTCCATATTGACGCAAACTCAGCAGCGATTTGACCTTGAAGACTTTACGGCAAAACTTCACACTCATTTCTGCTCCTCATTTCAAAATGAGCATTCAGCAGAAGACATTCTGGAAGATTTTAATGAAAATTTGTTCCGTAAAAATAAGATTTCTGTTTTTCAACTGAATGGCGTGCGACAAAATGGCATAATAAAATACGCTGACGAAAATGGTTTTCTCTGGATAGACATGGAAAAAGACGGTTTGCAAAAATTCAACAACAAAGAAATTGAACTCCTTTACTGA
- the ftsH gene encoding ATP-dependent zinc metalloprotease FtsH: MNNKGFNWFFPIAIAVILFLFLQPMMSNTEGQKIDEEQFYQLVQEGKVQEVMVYKDTDKADVYLTKEAKTATVQKTENDSMPFNAFQFTPSADYSLTFGDLKYFQERYNEIKKANPNIKTKMEFGLGKNPISELLFSVLIWVAVLGLFYFFLFRRMSAGGGGPGGQIFSIGKSRAKLFDEKEKVNVTFKDVAGLEGAKEEVQEVVDFLKNSEKYTKLGGKIPKGVLLVGPPGTGKTLLAKAVAGEAKVPFFSLSGSDFVEMFVGVGASRVRDLFAQAKAKSPAIIFIDEIDAIGRARGRGNFTGGNDERENTLNQLLTEMDGFGTDTNVIVMAATNRADILDKALMRAGRFDRSIYVDLPELHERRQIFDVHLSKIKLDPSVDRDFLSKQTPGFSGADIANVCNEAALIAARNNHEAVTKQDFLDAVDRIIGGLEKKNKAIKPSEKRRVAYHEAGHAAISWLVEHAAPLLKVTIVPRGRSLGAAWYLPEERSLTTTEQMSDELCATLGGRAAEQTVFGNISTGALSDLERVTKQAQAMVTVYGLNDKVGNISYYDSSGQSEYNFGKPYSEETAKTIDQEISKIIETQYQRALNILAENRPKLDALAAKLLEKEVIFREDLEEIFGKRAWDPELTENPVNESLKEEDPDVVIGPENGNQL, translated from the coding sequence ATGAACAATAAAGGATTTAACTGGTTTTTCCCGATTGCGATCGCTGTGATACTTTTCCTGTTTTTGCAGCCTATGATGTCTAATACGGAAGGCCAAAAAATTGATGAAGAGCAATTTTACCAACTCGTGCAGGAAGGTAAAGTGCAGGAGGTGATGGTGTACAAAGACACCGATAAAGCCGATGTTTACCTGACCAAAGAAGCCAAAACGGCCACAGTACAAAAAACCGAGAACGACAGTATGCCGTTCAATGCATTTCAGTTTACACCATCAGCCGACTATTCACTCACTTTTGGTGATTTAAAATATTTTCAGGAACGCTATAACGAGATTAAAAAAGCCAATCCGAACATCAAAACCAAAATGGAATTCGGACTTGGCAAAAACCCGATTTCAGAACTTCTGTTTTCGGTTCTGATCTGGGTGGCGGTTCTTGGGCTTTTCTATTTCTTCCTTTTCAGAAGAATGAGTGCTGGCGGCGGCGGTCCCGGCGGACAGATTTTCTCTATCGGTAAATCCCGTGCAAAACTCTTTGACGAAAAAGAAAAAGTAAACGTAACTTTCAAAGACGTAGCCGGCCTGGAAGGGGCTAAAGAAGAAGTACAGGAAGTTGTAGATTTTCTTAAAAATTCCGAAAAGTACACCAAATTAGGTGGTAAAATTCCGAAAGGTGTTCTTTTAGTAGGTCCTCCGGGAACGGGTAAAACATTGTTGGCAAAAGCTGTTGCGGGCGAGGCAAAGGTTCCTTTCTTCTCGCTTTCAGGTTCCGATTTCGTTGAAATGTTTGTGGGTGTAGGAGCTTCCAGAGTTCGTGACCTTTTTGCACAGGCGAAGGCAAAATCTCCGGCAATTATTTTTATTGATGAGATTGATGCGATTGGTAGAGCCAGAGGCAGAGGCAACTTTACCGGCGGAAATGATGAAAGAGAAAATACACTGAACCAGCTCCTTACGGAAATGGATGGTTTCGGTACTGATACCAACGTTATCGTAATGGCGGCGACCAACCGTGCCGATATTTTGGATAAAGCCTTGATGAGAGCCGGCCGTTTCGACCGTTCGATTTATGTAGACCTGCCGGAACTCCACGAGAGAAGACAGATTTTTGATGTGCATTTGTCAAAAATAAAACTCGATCCGTCTGTTGACCGCGATTTCCTTTCCAAACAAACGCCGGGCTTCAGCGGTGCTGACATTGCGAATGTTTGTAACGAAGCGGCACTTATCGCAGCAAGAAACAATCACGAAGCCGTAACAAAACAGGACTTCCTTGATGCTGTAGACAGGATTATTGGCGGACTTGAAAAGAAAAATAAAGCCATCAAACCATCAGAAAAAAGACGTGTGGCTTATCATGAAGCCGGTCACGCCGCGATTTCGTGGCTGGTAGAACACGCTGCACCACTTCTAAAAGTAACAATCGTTCCGAGAGGGCGTTCACTAGGTGCTGCATGGTATTTACCGGAAGAGCGCTCACTGACGACTACTGAACAGATGAGCGACGAGCTTTGTGCCACATTAGGCGGTAGAGCTGCGGAACAGACTGTTTTTGGTAATATTTCCACAGGTGCACTTTCTGACCTGGAAAGAGTTACAAAACAGGCTCAGGCGATGGTGACGGTTTATGGTTTAAATGATAAAGTCGGAAATATCTCATACTACGACAGTTCGGGGCAGAGCGAGTACAATTTTGGTAAACCTTATTCCGAAGAAACTGCTAAGACCATCGACCAGGAAATTTCAAAAATTATTGAAACCCAATACCAGAGAGCGTTGAATATCCTTGCAGAAAACCGCCCGAAACTCGATGCGCTTGCTGCAAAACTTCTTGAAAAAGAGGTGATCTTCCGCGAAGATTTGGAGGAAATATTCGGTAAGAGAGCTTGGGATCCGGAACTAACTGAAAACCCGGTTAACGAAAGCCTGAAGGAAGAAGATCCTGATGTGGTGATCGGTCCCGAAAACGGAAATCAATTATAA
- the rsfS gene encoding ribosome silencing factor, which yields MSKNTQKQQLIDKIVEAIQDTKGEDIKIFDLSKIENSVAETFIICSGNSNTQVNAIAGNIEKKVRNEVKERPWHVEGTDNAMWILMDYVSVVVHVFQRQIRDYYEIEELWGDAKITAIEDIL from the coding sequence ATGAGTAAAAATACACAAAAGCAACAATTAATTGATAAAATCGTAGAAGCGATTCAAGATACAAAAGGTGAAGACATCAAAATCTTTGACCTTTCAAAAATCGAAAATTCCGTGGCAGAAACTTTCATTATCTGCAGCGGAAATTCAAACACCCAGGTGAATGCTATCGCCGGAAACATCGAAAAAAAAGTCCGTAACGAAGTAAAGGAACGACCTTGGCACGTAGAGGGTACCGATAATGCCATGTGGATCCTTATGGATTATGTTTCCGTGGTAGTACACGTATTCCAAAGACAGATCCGTGATTACTATGAGATCGAAGAACTTTGGGGCGATGCTAAAATCACCGCGATAGAAGATATTTTATAA
- a CDS encoding DUF4293 domain-containing protein: MLQRIQSVWLLIAVLAPVFLFITGQDVDAFGNAPLLMIACAALVILGALSIFSFKNRKRQIMLNNISIFINALLIGVLIYWLLNLSGGINFPEKGIEPIFPFLAIVSLFLANVYIRRDERLVKSVDRLR; this comes from the coding sequence ATGTTACAGAGAATACAATCGGTTTGGTTACTTATTGCAGTCTTGGCACCTGTATTTTTGTTTATTACAGGCCAGGATGTGGATGCTTTTGGTAACGCTCCGCTGCTGATGATAGCCTGCGCTGCGCTGGTGATCCTGGGAGCACTGAGTATTTTCAGTTTCAAAAACAGAAAAAGACAGATCATGCTGAATAACATCAGCATCTTCATAAACGCTTTGTTGATTGGTGTATTGATTTACTGGCTGCTAAACTTATCCGGAGGAATTAATTTTCCTGAGAAGGGTATTGAGCCAATATTCCCGTTCCTGGCGATTGTAAGTTTGTTTTTAGCAAACGTATATATCCGCAGGGATGAGAGGCTTGTAAAATCTGTAGACAGACTTCGGTAA
- a CDS encoding ABC transporter ATP-binding protein, with the protein MKPLQRILHFAKPHQKHLYLSIFFNILYSVLNIFSVATMLPILGLMFGTMERIDTTKEPVYSRKFADFFDHAKDWVYYKIQLSIDNYGAVKVLAMLCAITAFAFLLRNIFRYLGAFLLVNYRVGITKDLRTAMYDKFLKLPVSFFTEKRKGDMMSRISNDISAVEGGIMGALVDVVNSPFMIISSLITLFILSPKLTMFSLLVFPVMGWLISAVGKSLKKQATSAQEELGNLFSLVDETLKSSKVIKIFNADKILKNRFNTTTDNWRRHAIGMSQRREMASPMSEFLGSVTILLITWFAGVQILNEKSMDPETFLVFIAMFFQILEPAKKLSNAFSSIQGGLASLDRVSEVLDYDIKVEQVPNPKPISDLKEKIEFKNIGFHYDPDNVILKDFSLTIPKGKTVALVGQSGSGKTTVANLLARFYDVKEGEILIDGTNIKELHLEQYRHLLGMVTQESVLFNDSVYNNILMGRPDASKEEVIAASKIANADLFISQFPEGYDTNIGDDGGKLSGGQKQRVSIARAVLKNPPIMILDEATSALDTESERLVQDALEHMMENRTSLVIAHRLSTIQKADLIVVMERGNIVEQGTHSELFDKNGVYRKLVDLQNFG; encoded by the coding sequence ATGAAACCGCTGCAGCGTATTTTACATTTCGCAAAACCCCATCAGAAACACCTTTACCTAAGCATATTTTTCAATATCCTTTATTCTGTCCTTAATATTTTTTCCGTAGCCACAATGCTGCCGATTTTAGGTTTGATGTTCGGAACCATGGAAAGGATCGATACCACCAAGGAACCTGTCTACAGCAGAAAGTTTGCAGATTTCTTTGATCATGCGAAAGATTGGGTGTATTATAAAATCCAGCTGAGCATCGATAATTACGGCGCCGTGAAAGTGCTGGCTATGCTTTGTGCCATTACCGCTTTTGCATTTTTGCTGAGAAATATTTTCAGGTATTTGGGTGCTTTTCTTTTGGTTAATTACCGCGTGGGAATCACCAAAGATTTGCGCACGGCGATGTATGATAAATTTCTAAAACTTCCGGTTTCATTTTTTACTGAAAAAAGAAAAGGTGATATGATGTCGAGGATTTCCAACGACATTAGCGCGGTGGAAGGTGGCATCATGGGAGCCTTGGTGGATGTGGTGAACTCGCCGTTTATGATTATATCGTCGCTGATTACATTATTTATCCTTTCCCCCAAACTTACCATGTTTTCATTATTGGTTTTTCCGGTAATGGGCTGGCTGATTTCTGCTGTGGGTAAAAGCCTTAAAAAACAGGCAACATCTGCACAGGAAGAACTGGGAAACCTTTTTTCTTTGGTGGATGAAACACTGAAGTCTTCCAAGGTCATCAAGATTTTCAATGCCGATAAAATCCTGAAAAACCGGTTTAACACCACCACCGACAACTGGAGAAGACACGCCATCGGAATGAGCCAGCGCCGTGAAATGGCCTCTCCAATGAGTGAATTTCTTGGCTCCGTAACCATACTTTTGATCACCTGGTTTGCCGGAGTTCAAATTTTGAACGAGAAATCGATGGATCCTGAGACTTTTCTGGTTTTCATCGCGATGTTTTTCCAGATTTTGGAACCGGCGAAAAAATTATCCAATGCTTTTTCTTCCATTCAGGGGGGATTGGCGAGCTTGGATAGGGTCTCCGAGGTTTTAGATTATGATATTAAAGTTGAACAGGTCCCTAATCCGAAACCTATTTCAGATTTAAAGGAAAAAATTGAATTTAAAAACATTGGTTTCCACTACGACCCTGATAATGTCATCCTGAAGGATTTCAGCCTCACGATTCCGAAAGGAAAAACCGTTGCGCTGGTAGGCCAGTCTGGCAGCGGTAAAACGACGGTCGCCAATCTTTTGGCACGTTTTTATGATGTGAAGGAAGGTGAAATCCTGATAGACGGGACCAATATCAAAGAACTGCATCTGGAACAGTACCGGCACCTTCTGGGAATGGTTACCCAGGAATCTGTCCTGTTCAATGATTCCGTTTACAACAATATCCTGATGGGTAGACCCGACGCCAGCAAAGAAGAGGTGATTGCAGCTTCAAAAATTGCAAATGCTGATCTTTTCATTTCACAGTTTCCAGAGGGTTATGATACCAATATTGGTGATGATGGCGGTAAACTTTCCGGAGGACAAAAACAAAGGGTTTCCATCGCACGAGCAGTCCTGAAAAATCCACCAATTATGATTCTGGACGAAGCTACTTCCGCACTCGACACTGAAAGTGAAAGGCTGGTACAGGATGCACTGGAGCACATGATGGAAAACCGCACGTCGCTAGTGATTGCCCACAGGCTTTCCACCATTCAAAAAGCAGACTTAATTGTGGTGATGGAACGCGGTAATATTGTTGAGCAGGGCACGCATTCCGAACTTTTTGATAAAAACGGCGTGTACAGAAAACTGGTAGATCTTCAGAATTTCGGCTAA
- a CDS encoding LUD domain-containing protein, with protein sequence MSLFKKFVGKILNQPETDEENDLVKLGDQLKNADLDYKFAQLFTHSGGFFNYCQDEAEALQVLNQIVKIEDIKSVFCCDEDLKNFLNVVKVSYTPELELFNDAAFITCEYLIAYDGRIMLSHNNILHYHSSRLPEKIIIMANVSQIVTNLGDAMMRVKRRGTLKNLTSISGNQSKLDTPNKDNTKLFLLLLED encoded by the coding sequence GTGAGCCTTTTCAAGAAATTTGTAGGTAAAATTCTTAATCAGCCGGAAACGGATGAGGAGAATGATCTGGTAAAACTTGGCGACCAGCTGAAGAATGCTGACCTCGATTATAAGTTTGCCCAGCTCTTCACGCATTCAGGTGGGTTTTTCAATTATTGCCAGGATGAAGCGGAAGCTTTGCAGGTGCTTAACCAAATTGTAAAAATTGAAGACATAAAATCGGTCTTTTGCTGCGATGAGGATTTGAAGAACTTTTTAAATGTCGTGAAAGTTTCTTATACGCCGGAGCTTGAACTTTTCAACGATGCGGCTTTCATTACCTGCGAATACCTTATTGCTTACGACGGCAGAATTATGCTGTCCCACAACAATATCCTGCATTACCACTCATCACGGCTGCCTGAGAAAATTATTATCATGGCCAACGTTTCGCAAATCGTTACTAACTTGGGTGACGCTATGATGAGAGTGAAACGCAGAGGCACGCTAAAAAACCTGACTTCAATCAGCGGAAACCAGTCTAAACTCGATACTCCGAACAAAGACAATACAAAACTTTTCTTACTTTTGCTCGAAGATTAA
- a CDS encoding LptF/LptG family permease translates to MPIIDRYIIKKFLGTLGFMLLLLSIIVVVIDVQSKSPRIEGNGFTVGYFLVHFYPFWMIYLVITFMSILVFISVIYFTSRMANNTEIVAIISSGASFHRFARPYFIASAIIALFALATNHFILPWANVQKNKLEVYTYSEGNREKILGNVEIATQLSPTEYIFINNYNRKEKRGSSFLFQKFDKNRKLIEETSANEIFWDAKKKKFTISAYLHRKASVNESEILTNGDTKDLDFGHSPEELFPDELLGQTKTTPELLKLIRQEKEKGNKNLNFFLNELYQRTSMPVSIIVLSILALSLSSQKKRGGLGANLAIGISLAFIFVFSFEVLKVVSENNTISPLLAMWLPNIIFAPLAAFLYFKRANQ, encoded by the coding sequence TCAATCATCGTTGTGGTGATCGATGTGCAGAGTAAATCACCGCGTATCGAAGGCAACGGTTTTACGGTAGGATATTTTCTCGTACATTTTTATCCGTTCTGGATGATTTACCTGGTCATCACTTTCATGTCGATTCTTGTTTTCATCTCGGTTATTTATTTTACTTCCAGGATGGCGAATAATACTGAGATTGTAGCCATTATCAGCAGTGGCGCCAGTTTTCACCGTTTTGCAAGGCCATATTTCATCGCTTCGGCGATTATCGCGCTGTTTGCGCTTGCCACCAATCATTTTATTTTGCCGTGGGCTAATGTGCAGAAAAACAAGCTCGAAGTTTATACCTACAGCGAAGGCAACCGGGAGAAAATATTAGGAAATGTGGAGATTGCAACCCAGCTTTCACCTACTGAATATATTTTCATCAACAATTACAACCGGAAGGAGAAGCGCGGTTCTAGTTTTCTTTTTCAGAAATTTGATAAAAACCGGAAGCTGATCGAAGAAACTTCAGCTAACGAGATTTTTTGGGACGCTAAAAAGAAGAAATTCACCATTAGCGCCTATCTGCATAGAAAAGCTTCAGTAAACGAATCTGAAATTCTTACCAACGGCGATACCAAAGACCTGGATTTCGGCCATTCGCCGGAAGAGCTTTTCCCAGATGAGCTCTTGGGGCAGACTAAGACCACGCCCGAACTTCTGAAACTCATCCGCCAGGAAAAAGAAAAAGGCAACAAAAACCTGAATTTCTTCCTTAATGAGCTTTATCAGCGGACTTCGATGCCGGTTTCCATCATTGTGCTGTCGATTCTGGCCTTGTCGCTTTCATCACAAAAGAAGCGTGGTGGGCTTGGTGCGAACCTCGCTATCGGGATTTCGCTGGCGTTCATTTTCGTTTTTTCTTTTGAGGTCTTAAAGGTGGTTTCCGAGAACAATACCATTTCACCACTGCTCGCGATGTGGCTTCCCAACATCATTTTTGCACCGCTGGCTGCATTTCTTTATTTTAAAAGAGCCAATCAGTAA